Proteins encoded by one window of Candidatus Neomarinimicrobiota bacterium:
- a CDS encoding aminotransferase class V-fold PLP-dependent enzyme: protein MRTMDRRSFMGTIGKPMAAAAAVAVIEPTLMNRALASVRGIKGDPSDIAKDESFWFEIQQAYTADRGLINLNNGGVSPSPAVVQEAMKRHLDFSNTSPAYSMWRILEPQREPVRRRLARFHGCDAEEIALTRNASEGLQICQNGFDFEPGDEVLTTTQDYGRMINTFKQRECRDGIVMKQFKIPIPAEDDDEVVRLFKKGITSKTKMILMCHMINITGQILPVKKIVQMARKKGIPVIVDGAHTFAHFDFNASDLGCDYYATSLHKWLCAPHGTGLLYVKKDLIADLWPMQAPGQCEHDDIRKFEEIGTHPAANYLAIGDALTFHQGIGSKNKEARMVYLRNRWAKPLLENDRVKLHTSLKSGKACGIATVQVEGIDSADVSTHLWDKYRIFVVPIKHPEFEGCRITPHVYTTIEEIDRFTDAMTDIVKNGVSKS from the coding sequence ATGAGAACAATGGATCGAAGATCATTTATGGGAACGATTGGGAAACCGATGGCTGCAGCAGCAGCGGTTGCTGTCATAGAACCGACCCTCATGAACAGGGCACTGGCATCGGTGAGAGGAATTAAAGGAGACCCATCTGATATTGCCAAAGATGAATCATTCTGGTTTGAGATTCAGCAGGCGTACACCGCAGATCGTGGCTTGATTAATTTGAACAATGGCGGCGTCAGCCCATCTCCAGCTGTAGTCCAGGAAGCTATGAAGCGCCATCTCGATTTTTCCAACACTTCACCGGCTTATTCCATGTGGCGCATTCTGGAGCCCCAGCGAGAACCTGTTCGGCGGCGTCTGGCTCGTTTTCACGGTTGCGACGCGGAAGAGATCGCTTTAACCCGGAACGCCTCAGAAGGCCTCCAGATCTGCCAGAACGGCTTTGACTTTGAGCCCGGTGATGAAGTCCTCACCACAACACAGGACTATGGCAGAATGATTAATACATTCAAGCAGAGAGAGTGTAGGGACGGTATTGTTATGAAACAGTTCAAGATTCCTATCCCTGCGGAGGATGACGATGAAGTTGTGCGATTATTTAAAAAGGGAATTACTTCCAAAACCAAAATGATCCTTATGTGCCACATGATCAACATTACAGGGCAAATTCTCCCTGTTAAGAAGATTGTGCAAATGGCCCGAAAGAAAGGTATCCCGGTAATTGTAGATGGTGCCCATACTTTCGCCCATTTCGACTTTAATGCTTCGGACTTGGGATGTGACTATTATGCCACCAGTCTCCATAAGTGGCTTTGTGCTCCTCACGGTACCGGCTTGCTCTATGTTAAGAAGGACTTGATCGCCGATCTCTGGCCCATGCAGGCGCCTGGGCAATGTGAGCATGATGATATCCGCAAGTTTGAGGAGATAGGGACCCACCCGGCTGCTAACTATCTGGCCATAGGTGACGCCCTCACGTTCCATCAGGGAATCGGTAGTAAGAATAAAGAGGCAAGGATGGTCTATTTGAGAAATCGGTGGGCAAAACCTCTTCTGGAAAATGATCGCGTAAAACTCCACACAAGTCTTAAGTCTGGGAAAGCGTGTGGTATAGCTACTGTCCAGGTGGAAGGGATCGATTCTGCCGATGTGTCCACGCATCTGTGGGATAAGTATCGTATTTTCGTTGTCCCCATCAAGCATCCTGAATTCGAAGGGTGCAGGATAACACCTCACGTCTATACCACAATTGAAGAGATCGACCGCTTCACAGATGCCATGACAGATATTGTGAAGAACGGCGTCAGTAAGTCTTAG
- a CDS encoding RidA family protein: protein MRQTVVLLAALAFSACAGGGGDREVISTPNAPAAIGPYSQGIRVGSTLYLAGQIALDPSTGKLVEGNIEAQTHRVLKNLGAVLKAAGFDYSDVVQVQAYLADLNDYKAMNDVYATYFSESKPARAVVEAARIPRDALVEIMMVAVKS from the coding sequence GTGCGACAGACAGTTGTACTGCTTGCCGCACTGGCCTTTTCGGCCTGTGCCGGCGGGGGTGGAGACAGGGAGGTTATTTCCACACCTAATGCCCCAGCGGCCATTGGCCCTTATTCTCAGGGTATACGTGTAGGAAGCACACTCTATCTTGCCGGCCAGATCGCTCTTGACCCCTCTACGGGTAAGCTGGTAGAGGGGAACATTGAGGCCCAGACCCACCGGGTACTAAAGAACCTCGGTGCTGTGCTTAAAGCAGCAGGTTTTGACTATTCAGACGTGGTACAGGTCCAGGCATATCTGGCGGACCTGAATGATTACAAAGCCATGAATGATGTCTATGCCACCTACTTCAGTGAAAGCAAGCCTGCCCGTGCCGTAGTAGAGGCGGCCCGGATTCCACGGGATGCTCTCGTTGAAATTATGATGGTGGCGGTGAAGTCCTAA
- a CDS encoding DUF885 domain-containing protein — protein sequence MIKRSLPFIGIIWVISTTGCLRQNPDIALQTIFDDAWSFRLKENPLFATGVGVHTANDRLPLVTEEDIQRRAHYWQDILQRLDSIEQSGLNEKSRINYRIFHRVVEDRLADTKFKAYLMPLNADSGFHIGLARLPKGIPLKSVADYENYIARLNAIPDYIAQHITLMREGIRTGMTVPQIVLKGYNVTISTHVVNNPEESVFYEPFFSFPVSIPSHEYDRLREAGGKAVMTGAVEGYKQFLTFFNDEYYPNARKTIGASEFPDGRAYYEQRARHFTTLDLSPEEIYKVGLKEVERIKKEMTDIIKEVGFEGTFQDFLYFLRTDRQFYAKTPEDLLKEASFIAKKMDAQLPSLFKNLPRLPYGVQAVPEHIAPKYTGGRYVGPAQGSREPGYYWVNTYALEIRPLYNLEALTLHEAVPGHHLQNAIARELEDVPKFRRHLSLSAFGEGWGLYSEWLGLEAGFYTDPYNNFGRLTYEMWRACRLVVDTGIHAFGWTRDEAMDYMTTRTALPIHEVTTETDRYIAWPGQALAYKMGELKIKELRRYSENVLKEDFDVREFHDVVLGNGSVPLDVLEDQVKIWVETERSR from the coding sequence GTGATAAAACGATCGTTGCCGTTTATTGGTATCATTTGGGTGATTTCCACCACAGGCTGTCTCCGTCAAAATCCGGATATAGCACTTCAGACCATCTTCGACGATGCGTGGTCGTTTAGATTGAAGGAGAACCCCCTTTTTGCTACGGGTGTTGGTGTTCACACCGCCAATGACAGGTTACCGTTGGTTACTGAAGAAGATATTCAGCGACGGGCACACTACTGGCAGGATATTCTACAGCGGCTCGACAGCATAGAACAGAGTGGACTTAATGAGAAAAGTCGCATCAATTATAGGATTTTCCACCGAGTTGTGGAGGATCGTCTTGCGGACACCAAGTTCAAAGCCTATTTAATGCCACTTAATGCTGATTCAGGCTTTCATATCGGACTCGCCAGACTTCCGAAAGGTATTCCCCTGAAAAGTGTAGCTGACTATGAGAATTACATTGCCCGTCTGAACGCCATTCCTGACTACATAGCACAGCACATCACACTCATGCGGGAAGGTATCAGGACAGGGATGACAGTGCCGCAGATTGTTCTGAAGGGATACAACGTAACCATTTCCACTCATGTTGTGAACAACCCTGAGGAAAGTGTTTTTTATGAACCTTTTTTCTCTTTCCCCGTCTCCATTCCATCTCATGAGTACGATAGATTGAGAGAGGCGGGAGGAAAAGCCGTCATGACAGGTGCTGTTGAGGGATACAAACAGTTTCTCACATTTTTCAATGATGAGTATTACCCCAACGCCAGAAAAACCATCGGTGCATCGGAGTTTCCGGACGGAAGGGCTTATTATGAGCAACGGGCCCGTCACTTCACAACACTCGACCTGTCACCAGAAGAGATTTATAAAGTAGGTCTCAAAGAGGTAGAAAGAATCAAAAAAGAAATGACAGATATCATCAAGGAAGTTGGGTTTGAAGGTACTTTTCAGGATTTTTTATATTTTCTAAGGACCGATCGTCAGTTTTACGCCAAAACGCCTGAGGATCTTTTGAAAGAGGCGTCCTTTATTGCCAAGAAAATGGACGCCCAACTTCCGTCACTTTTCAAGAATTTGCCCCGCTTGCCCTATGGTGTGCAAGCTGTACCAGAGCATATTGCGCCGAAATACACCGGCGGCCGATATGTGGGACCAGCACAAGGGTCGAGAGAACCGGGTTATTACTGGGTCAACACCTATGCATTGGAGATTCGTCCCCTTTACAATCTCGAAGCTCTGACTCTGCACGAAGCTGTACCGGGACACCATCTTCAGAACGCCATTGCCCGGGAATTGGAAGATGTTCCCAAGTTCAGACGGCATCTTTCTCTATCAGCCTTTGGTGAAGGGTGGGGACTTTACTCGGAATGGCTTGGCCTCGAGGCGGGTTTCTATACCGATCCCTATAACAATTTTGGCAGGCTCACTTACGAAATGTGGAGGGCTTGCAGGCTTGTTGTGGATACAGGTATTCATGCATTTGGCTGGACACGAGATGAAGCCATGGACTATATGACTACACGGACAGCCCTGCCCATCCATGAAGTGACTACAGAAACGGATAGATATATTGCATGGCCGGGACAGGCATTGGCATACAAGATGGGAGAGTTAAAAATCAAAGAACTGCGACGTTATAGTGAAAATGTTCTCAAAGAAGATTTTGATGTGAGAGAATTTCATGACGTAGTCTTGGGGAACGGCTCAGTTCCTCTTGATGTGCTGGAAGATCAGGTAAAAATTTGGGTGGAGACAGAGCGATCGCGATAG
- a CDS encoding amino acid permease, producing MSDSTLRRDLGSLSGYATIVGILVGAGIFRVTGEAGAVAGSSVPFAYLLFAPIVLATALAYSVFSSTPLGNRPGGAYLHISRTFGNYYIGFVAMWMKLVAFVGAISFMSTSFGEYMNFFIPGQDPRFWAVIVLLVFYGINIFGIKYYGRVQIGMLIVLMISIVLLVVPGLAAVDLNYYDPILPKGWGGLLSAMPVLFFSYAGFETLAQTAGETKDATRTLPVIFVRGVLASVVIFFLMSFVAFGVLPAEVLAQSQSAMADAAAVYLPPWGAGIVALGAMSAFLTSINGSILVPSRIFFVFSEDRLMPSFFSAVHPKWRTPYVSLIISAVICIVLIWTQSAQFLLNTGLIGIFIIYFLQGVALMMLPKVNRPLYESAQFKPSPLIVIGIGLFSAAVMLIFMVSILKTVFVWTILWLAVGSALFFVGRQQGKAEGFDYNARLARDLTMER from the coding sequence ATGAGTGACTCAACCCTCCGTCGTGATCTCGGTTCTCTCTCCGGCTACGCCACCATTGTTGGTATTTTGGTGGGCGCTGGCATCTTTCGTGTGACGGGGGAGGCAGGTGCTGTGGCGGGGAGTTCAGTTCCCTTTGCCTATCTCCTGTTTGCTCCCATTGTTCTCGCCACAGCTCTTGCGTACAGTGTTTTTTCTTCAACACCTCTTGGCAATCGCCCCGGCGGTGCATATTTACATATTTCCAGAACGTTCGGGAATTATTACATCGGTTTCGTGGCTATGTGGATGAAGCTGGTGGCGTTTGTTGGAGCCATTTCTTTCATGTCTACCAGTTTCGGTGAATATATGAATTTCTTTATCCCGGGACAGGATCCACGTTTTTGGGCGGTGATCGTGCTGCTAGTTTTTTATGGAATCAACATTTTTGGGATCAAATATTACGGCAGGGTTCAGATTGGCATGCTGATTGTTCTCATGATCAGCATTGTGCTGCTTGTGGTACCGGGATTGGCAGCCGTTGACCTCAACTATTACGACCCGATTCTGCCCAAAGGGTGGGGTGGCTTACTGTCGGCAATGCCTGTGCTCTTTTTCAGCTATGCCGGCTTTGAGACGCTGGCCCAGACGGCAGGAGAAACCAAGGACGCCACACGGACGTTACCCGTCATATTTGTGAGAGGTGTTCTTGCGTCAGTGGTCATCTTTTTTCTCATGTCTTTTGTGGCGTTTGGGGTTCTTCCCGCCGAAGTATTGGCTCAATCCCAGTCTGCCATGGCCGATGCAGCGGCTGTGTATCTTCCACCCTGGGGCGCCGGCATAGTGGCTCTCGGAGCCATGAGTGCTTTTTTGACCAGTATTAACGGTTCGATTCTTGTCCCATCACGGATATTCTTTGTCTTTAGTGAAGATCGTCTCATGCCCAGTTTTTTCTCGGCGGTCCATCCTAAATGGCGAACACCCTACGTTAGCCTAATCATCAGTGCTGTCATCTGTATCGTTCTTATATGGACGCAATCAGCACAATTTCTTTTAAACACGGGGCTCATCGGAATTTTCATCATCTATTTTCTTCAAGGGGTGGCACTCATGATGCTGCCGAAAGTCAACCGGCCACTCTATGAGTCGGCTCAATTCAAGCCGTCACCTTTGATTGTTATCGGCATTGGACTTTTCTCAGCGGCCGTCATGCTCATATTCATGGTGTCCATATTGAAGACAGTCTTTGTTTGGACAATCTTATGGCTGGCTGTGGGGAGCGCTCTCTTTTTCGTGGGCCGCCAGCAGGGGAAGGCCGAAGGATTTGATTATAACGCCCGGTTGGCCAGAGATCTCACCATGGAGAGATGA
- a CDS encoding CoA pyrophosphatase, which yields MKSLPGVMAQIKMAPRPPYIPPLARNEADAMPSAVLVLLFEEGEEWSFFLMERSHVVEYHRGQISLPGGAQEQGESLEETALRETNEEIGIVPASVKVLGAMTPLFIPVSGFRVHPFVGWSETVPEVLIDEAEVAALHKIQVETLLDDSRVKREQREIRGFDVDVPYFHFEQLKVWGATAAILCECKDLFSECYNMEKEL from the coding sequence ATGAAATCCCTCCCGGGTGTGATGGCGCAAATTAAGATGGCACCTCGTCCTCCATATATTCCGCCTTTAGCCCGAAATGAAGCAGATGCAATGCCGTCAGCTGTGCTTGTGCTTCTCTTTGAGGAAGGTGAAGAATGGTCATTCTTTCTAATGGAACGTTCCCATGTCGTTGAGTATCACCGTGGCCAGATTTCACTGCCCGGCGGCGCTCAGGAACAGGGTGAATCTCTGGAAGAAACGGCCCTTAGGGAAACCAATGAAGAGATCGGTATTGTACCGGCATCAGTGAAAGTGCTTGGTGCAATGACACCACTATTTATACCGGTCAGCGGTTTCAGGGTACACCCTTTTGTGGGGTGGAGTGAGACGGTGCCTGAAGTGCTAATTGATGAGGCTGAAGTTGCGGCGCTCCATAAGATTCAGGTGGAGACGTTGCTTGACGACTCGAGGGTAAAACGGGAACAGAGGGAAATTAGGGGCTTTGATGTGGACGTTCCCTATTTCCATTTTGAACAGTTAAAGGTTTGGGGTGCCACGGCAGCAATTTTATGTGAATGCAAGGATCTGTTTTCAGAATGTTACAATATGGAGAAAGAGTTATGA
- a CDS encoding sodium-dependent transporter yields the protein MSALGIAVGTGNIWRFPRIAATNGGDDGAGAFLVAWVIFLFLWSIPLIIAEYIMGRKSRKGTIGAFVSLVGGKFAWMGGFVGLVTTAITFYYSVVVGWCIYYFIQMLFQPLPQTTEASWSLWNNYQASALPLLFHGMAMAVGAMAIWRGVSSIEKVNKVLIPTLLAIVVLSVIRALTLPGAWNGVAYLFTPQWSQLSNPKLWLEALTQNAWDTGAGWGLFLTYAIYIRRRYGIVKNAFITAIGNNVVSLLAALMVFGTVFSILGMEGKTNGEILGIMKESGPAATGLTFIWMPQLFAKMPMGKLVAILFFLGLSFAGFSSLISMMELTSRNLIDLGLKRKTAIVCVAVVSYLLGIPSARNLVLFGNQDFVWGVALMISGIFVAVAVMRYGVTVLREKEVLQNKNDWDLGAWWDKNIKFIVPILGIALLVWWLSLSATVYAPDDWYNPMSPYSVMTCLVQWGAVLAMLLWLNRWMAERIQSHTD from the coding sequence ATGAGTGCGCTAGGAATTGCCGTGGGAACAGGCAATATCTGGCGGTTCCCCCGGATTGCCGCTACAAACGGTGGTGACGATGGGGCCGGTGCATTTCTTGTGGCGTGGGTCATTTTCCTTTTCCTTTGGAGCATTCCACTCATCATAGCTGAGTATATCATGGGGAGAAAATCCCGAAAGGGGACCATAGGTGCGTTTGTTTCTCTTGTGGGAGGGAAGTTTGCTTGGATGGGCGGATTCGTTGGTTTGGTCACCACGGCCATCACGTTCTACTATTCTGTGGTGGTGGGGTGGTGTATTTATTACTTTATTCAGATGCTGTTCCAACCTCTTCCTCAAACAACGGAAGCGTCATGGTCACTGTGGAACAATTACCAGGCAAGTGCTTTACCCCTGCTTTTTCATGGTATGGCCATGGCAGTAGGGGCGATGGCCATCTGGCGGGGTGTTTCATCTATTGAAAAAGTCAACAAGGTGCTTATTCCAACATTGTTAGCTATTGTTGTTCTTTCTGTAATTCGTGCTTTAACCTTGCCCGGCGCCTGGAATGGCGTGGCTTACCTTTTTACGCCCCAGTGGAGTCAGCTCAGTAATCCCAAGCTCTGGCTGGAGGCTTTGACCCAAAACGCCTGGGATACCGGTGCCGGTTGGGGGCTTTTCCTTACCTATGCCATCTATATCAGGCGGCGATACGGCATTGTGAAGAATGCGTTTATTACGGCCATCGGTAACAATGTGGTATCACTCCTTGCGGCCCTCATGGTGTTCGGCACCGTATTTTCCATTCTCGGAATGGAAGGGAAGACTAACGGTGAAATTCTTGGTATTATGAAAGAAAGCGGCCCCGCCGCTACTGGCCTCACCTTCATCTGGATGCCACAGCTTTTTGCCAAAATGCCCATGGGGAAACTGGTGGCTATTCTATTTTTTCTGGGGCTCTCTTTTGCCGGTTTTTCTTCACTCATCTCAATGATGGAGCTCACCAGCCGGAATCTTATTGATCTTGGCCTGAAAAGGAAAACAGCCATCGTTTGTGTGGCGGTCGTCAGTTATCTCTTGGGTATCCCATCTGCACGGAATCTTGTTTTATTCGGGAATCAGGATTTTGTCTGGGGAGTGGCTCTCATGATATCCGGCATTTTTGTGGCTGTGGCAGTTATGCGGTACGGAGTTACGGTCCTGCGGGAGAAAGAGGTGTTACAGAATAAAAATGACTGGGATTTAGGTGCATGGTGGGATAAAAACATAAAATTCATTGTCCCAATTCTAGGCATAGCACTTCTTGTTTGGTGGCTATCCCTCTCAGCTACAGTCTATGCGCCGGATGACTGGTACAATCCCATGTCGCCATACAGTGTTATGACATGCCTGGTTCAATGGGGTGCAGTTCTGGCCATGCTTTTGTGGCTGAACAGGTGGATGGCTGAGCGGATACAGAGTCATACTGATTAA
- a CDS encoding ornithine cyclodeaminase family protein, whose protein sequence is MKVLIINRQQVKELLPMRACMDVLANTFRAYARGEAVQPLRTMMKVPSSGGILAPMPGYDGASKALAVKLITVFHNEGESKFDSHQGLVILFSAKYGNPLAIMDAIEITAIRTAAASGVATESLAREEAAILAILGSGVQARSHFTAMMEARPIQSVRIWSRTQKHAEKLAEELSDQPSVKITVAENAQKAVTGAHIVCTVTSAIEPILEGSWLSPGIHINAVGSSMAKRRELDSEAVINSKLYVDSRESATNEAGDFLIPLSEGTVSHDHILGEIGEVLEGTADGRQSADEITLFKSLGMAVEDVAAAQYIYSQAQEKEAGVWVDM, encoded by the coding sequence ATGAAAGTTCTCATCATCAACCGTCAGCAGGTAAAAGAGCTGTTGCCCATGCGGGCTTGTATGGACGTACTGGCGAACACATTTCGGGCTTATGCCCGCGGAGAGGCTGTCCAGCCCCTTAGAACCATGATGAAGGTGCCTAGCAGCGGCGGAATCCTGGCCCCCATGCCAGGGTATGATGGTGCCTCGAAAGCACTGGCTGTTAAGCTTATCACTGTTTTTCACAATGAAGGCGAGAGCAAGTTTGATTCCCATCAAGGTTTGGTGATTCTTTTCTCTGCCAAATACGGCAATCCGCTGGCCATTATGGACGCCATAGAGATCACAGCCATCCGGACAGCTGCCGCCAGCGGTGTTGCCACGGAATCGCTGGCCAGGGAAGAAGCAGCTATACTGGCTATTCTGGGCTCCGGTGTACAGGCCCGGTCTCATTTCACCGCCATGATGGAAGCAAGACCCATTCAGTCTGTCCGAATTTGGAGTCGAACACAAAAACATGCTGAGAAACTTGCTGAAGAACTATCAGATCAACCCTCAGTGAAAATCACTGTTGCAGAAAACGCTCAGAAAGCTGTGACTGGCGCACATATCGTTTGCACAGTCACTTCTGCTATTGAGCCGATCTTGGAAGGGTCCTGGCTTTCTCCGGGTATCCACATCAACGCAGTGGGCTCAAGCATGGCAAAGAGACGAGAGCTCGATAGTGAGGCGGTGATCAATTCAAAGCTCTATGTGGACAGTCGTGAATCGGCTACCAATGAGGCTGGCGACTTTCTCATTCCTCTTTCTGAAGGGACAGTTTCTCATGATCATATCCTGGGAGAAATAGGAGAAGTTCTGGAAGGGACTGCTGACGGACGGCAGTCAGCGGATGAAATCACCCTGTTTAAATCACTGGGAATGGCTGTGGAAGATGTAGCGGCGGCACAATATATCTACAGTCAGGCACAGGAAAAAGAGGCCGGCGTTTGGGTCGATATGTGA
- a CDS encoding S9 family peptidase: MFCAFPIVAQEETPPNLSDIKSQLERQNEYLHHKLDQVSRQVDDLMFFHRLGDIAEVDMASITGPPLQHQPNPTAQGANNPWRFRTYVFIPKNLNKKKKQPLIVLPHGGVHSNFSSGFTNILRELLTQGYTIVAPEYRGSTGYGRGTYEAIDYGGLEIEDTYSARNYMLERYDFLDPKRVGIVGWSHGGLHALMNIFEHGNDYTVAYAGVPVSDLIARMGYKTQRYRDLYSVDYHIGKAANEDVEEYKKRSPSWNTEKYDGTPLLIHTNTNDADVNVLEVERLVQALKANGKKGFEYEIFEDIPGGHSFDRMDFGQAREIRLKIWKFLAKYLKPDSPI; encoded by the coding sequence ATGTTTTGTGCATTTCCCATTGTAGCACAGGAAGAAACACCTCCGAATCTCAGCGATATTAAATCTCAACTTGAGAGACAGAATGAATATCTTCACCACAAGCTCGATCAAGTTTCCCGTCAAGTGGACGATCTAATGTTTTTCCATCGATTGGGGGATATTGCTGAGGTTGATATGGCCAGCATTACTGGCCCTCCTTTGCAACATCAGCCTAACCCTACAGCACAAGGCGCTAACAATCCATGGCGGTTTCGCACTTATGTATTTATTCCAAAAAATCTGAACAAAAAGAAAAAACAGCCTCTCATTGTACTGCCTCATGGCGGTGTTCACAGCAATTTCTCATCCGGGTTCACCAATATCTTGCGTGAATTGCTGACACAGGGTTACACCATCGTGGCACCTGAGTACCGGGGCAGTACTGGTTACGGACGCGGGACCTACGAGGCTATCGATTACGGCGGGTTGGAAATAGAGGACACCTACTCCGCAAGGAATTATATGCTTGAGCGCTACGATTTTCTTGATCCAAAACGGGTAGGTATTGTCGGCTGGAGTCATGGTGGTCTCCACGCTTTGATGAATATTTTCGAACATGGCAATGATTATACTGTTGCTTATGCTGGTGTGCCTGTGAGCGACCTTATCGCTCGCATGGGATATAAGACACAGCGTTATCGTGATCTTTACTCTGTTGATTATCATATCGGGAAAGCGGCTAATGAGGATGTAGAGGAGTACAAAAAGCGATCACCCTCTTGGAATACCGAGAAATATGATGGAACACCTTTACTTATCCATACCAATACCAATGATGCCGATGTAAACGTTCTTGAGGTTGAACGTCTTGTACAAGCTCTTAAGGCAAATGGAAAAAAAGGTTTTGAATACGAAATTTTTGAAGACATTCCCGGGGGCCACTCTTTTGATAGAATGGATTTTGGCCAAGCCAGAGAGATAAGACTGAAAATCTGGAAATTCCTGGCTAAATATCTGAAGCCGGATAGTCCTATATAA
- a CDS encoding tetratricopeptide repeat protein gives MCLKAQHENPLDEAYRLMDQDLYGRASDLLREIVIEEPENFEAWVGLAKAYDRSGNIMGASEAYRKSLSLKPNQPDIWISFGNFYFRGESYQQSISAYQSALKYDPENAKAHNNLGSAYKELGELERAASHFTTAIKFDGGYALAYRNVGDIDIRLGNFSEAIEWLGKATEVDPDNLFGWYWLGRAYVGAGQPRTAIPHFIRVITRRPELPQVHHDLGEAYFLIQDYGKAIEHVQTAMRISPTGSKSYVTLSRIYISLGRQREALSILEQGTEANPSAAMIYIELGDIHKSGSRHSDALRAYTRAVALEPDLWSGNYKRGVALYYLSQLEKAETALNEASKLNQSAAPLKLFQGLVALAQNRPEEAKVFLKEALKLEVNSPDIWFHLGQAHQRLGDWSEAKDSFEKAHDLNPRKSEVLYGLSEVNKKLGDREAARMYNSLFKDIFQFEEERDVLEKKLWGKPNSTELRRDLATLLEKNDALEGAAEYLRQAAYLGDEKASAELERLEKLLAYRRTATPNRLNSSDRKR, from the coding sequence GTGTGTCTGAAAGCACAGCATGAGAACCCCCTTGATGAGGCGTATCGGCTTATGGATCAGGACCTTTACGGCCGAGCGTCTGATTTGTTAAGGGAAATTGTTATCGAAGAGCCGGAGAATTTCGAAGCTTGGGTAGGCTTGGCGAAAGCGTACGATCGTTCTGGTAACATTATGGGTGCCTCCGAGGCATACCGAAAAAGCCTTTCCTTGAAGCCAAACCAACCGGATATCTGGATCTCATTCGGTAATTTCTATTTCCGAGGGGAAAGCTACCAGCAATCCATTAGTGCCTATCAATCAGCTCTGAAGTATGATCCTGAGAATGCGAAAGCTCACAATAATCTTGGGTCCGCCTATAAGGAGTTGGGTGAACTGGAGAGAGCTGCATCTCATTTTACTACTGCAATAAAGTTCGATGGTGGATATGCTTTAGCATATAGGAATGTCGGAGATATTGATATACGGCTGGGCAATTTCAGTGAGGCCATTGAATGGTTGGGGAAAGCAACTGAGGTTGATCCCGATAATCTTTTTGGGTGGTATTGGTTAGGGAGAGCCTATGTTGGAGCAGGCCAACCCAGGACGGCCATTCCCCATTTTATCCGTGTCATCACTCGTCGCCCTGAACTTCCTCAAGTTCATCACGATCTAGGAGAGGCCTATTTTCTAATCCAAGATTACGGGAAGGCCATTGAACATGTACAAACCGCTATGCGCATTAGTCCCACCGGATCTAAGTCATACGTTACACTAAGCAGGATCTACATCAGCCTTGGTCGGCAAAGAGAGGCACTCAGTATTCTTGAACAAGGGACAGAGGCGAATCCCTCAGCTGCGATGATCTACATTGAGTTAGGCGATATTCACAAATCAGGTTCGCGACACAGCGATGCTTTAAGGGCTTATACTCGTGCTGTAGCTCTGGAGCCGGACCTCTGGTCTGGAAATTACAAGCGAGGAGTTGCTCTTTATTATTTGTCACAGCTTGAGAAAGCAGAAACTGCTCTGAATGAGGCTTCAAAGCTCAATCAGTCAGCTGCTCCGTTGAAGCTTTTTCAAGGTCTCGTGGCACTGGCACAGAACCGGCCGGAAGAAGCGAAAGTATTTCTGAAAGAAGCTTTAAAACTGGAAGTAAACAGTCCTGATATCTGGTTTCATCTGGGTCAGGCTCACCAGCGTCTAGGAGATTGGAGTGAAGCAAAAGACAGTTTTGAAAAAGCTCATGATTTAAACCCAAGGAAGTCAGAAGTGCTTTACGGACTTTCTGAGGTGAACAAGAAATTGGGAGACCGGGAAGCTGCCCGGATGTACAACAGTCTATTCAAGGATATATTTCAATTTGAAGAGGAGAGGGATGTACTGGAGAAAAAACTTTGGGGGAAACCCAACAGTACCGAACTGAGGCGTGATCTGGCAACACTCCTTGAAAAAAACGACGCACTGGAGGGAGCGGCTGAATATCTTCGTCAGGCCGCCTACTTGGGAGACGAAAAGGCGTCGGCTGAGCTGGAACGTTTGGAAAAACTTCTCGCATATCGCAGAACCGCTACGCCAAATAGGCTCAATTCTTCGGACAGAAAACGTTAA